A single genomic interval of Bos indicus isolate NIAB-ARS_2022 breed Sahiwal x Tharparkar chromosome 5, NIAB-ARS_B.indTharparkar_mat_pri_1.0, whole genome shotgun sequence harbors:
- the SOCS2 gene encoding suppressor of cytokine signaling 2, with protein sequence MTLRCLESSGNGAEGAQSQWGTAGSAEEPSPEAARLAKALRELSHTGWYWGSMTVNEAKEKLKEAPEGTFLIRDSSHSDYLLTISVKTSAGPTNLRIEYQDGKFRLDSIICVKSKLKQFDSVVHLIDYYVQMCKDKRTGPEAPRNGTVHLYLTKPLYTSAPPLQHLCRLTINKCTSTIWGLPLPTRLKDYLEEYKFQV encoded by the exons ATGACCCTGCGGTGCCTCGAGTCCTCCGGGAATGGCGCGGAAGGGGCGCAGAGCCAGTGGGGGACCGCGGGGTCGGCGGAGGAGCCGTCCCCAGAGGCGGCGCGTCTGGCGAAGGCCCTGCGGGAACTCAGTCACACAG GTTGGTACTGGGGAAGTATGACTGTTAATGAAGCCAAAGAGAAGTTAAAAGAGGCACCAGAAGGAACTTTCTTGATTAGAGATAGTTCGCATTCAGACTACCTACTAACAATATCTGTTAAGACATCAGCTGGACCAACTAATCTTCGCATCGAATACCAAGATGGGAAATTTAGATTGGACTCTATCATATGTGTCAAGTCCAAGCTTAAACAATTTGACAGTGTGGTTCATCTGATCGACTACTATGTTCAGATGTGCAAGGATAAGCGGACAGGCCCAGAAGCCCCCCGGAACGGCACTGTTCACCTTTATCTGACCAAGCCACTCTACACATCAGCACCACCCCTGCAGCATCTCTGTAGACTCACCATTAACAAGTGTACCAGCACCATCTGGGGACTGCCTTTACCAACAAGACTAAAAGATTATTTGGAAGAATATAAATTCCAGGtataa